CAGGATGGTACATCTTACTAACTACAGCACAACATCAAATCCAAGAAATTGATATTGGTGTGACAGTGTATACTGTCCTATACCATTTTACCATGCCTGTAGATTTGTTTAACCCTTGTGAACTCTTTCATTTCTACAAGGATCTCCCTGTGCTACCCTTTTATAGCCACACCTTCACCCTTCTCCCCACCTTTCTGAATCCCAGGCAAGCACTAACCTGTTCTCCATTTGTATGATTTTATCATTTggagaatgttatataaatggaatcataaaagttTTGAACTTTTGAGGTTGACTTTTTTCAACTCAGTGTAATGCTCTTGGGTGTATCCAAGCTGTTGCATGTATCATATTTTGATCTCTTTCCTACTAAATAGTTTTCCATGGTATGCATGTACCACAGTGTGTTTAACCATTTACATATTGTAGGACATTTTGGTTCTTTCAAATTTTTGAACTTCTATGAATaaaactgtatacattttttttgtgGACATAGATACTCATTTCCCTGGGATAATTGCCCAGGGATACCCctataattcttaaaatatttatatttctctctcaAGCACTTAATAACACTAGTTGGGCCACAACAGctattcaatatttaaaaagtggtCTTTCCTTTGATGGCCTAAAAATATCAGTGGAGTCACTTGATTAATGAGAATATACACCATCAATATGGGGGATCACAGGTGTTTTGGAAAAAGAGTCATAGTGAGGATAGTGTTGAGGATGTGATCATGTCGTAAAGCTAACTTTTCTTGTCCTCACCTTGCCCTCCTCCTTGGACATCAAAATGTATCTGTTAGATAACTCCAGCAATTATAGCTATAGAATCTAAGGAGACTGAAGAAGTAGTTACATTGCCCAAACCAGTTTACCTTTAATCGGCAGTGAGAATGGGTATCATGTGGAATTCAATGAATTCCCATAGCCTTTTtcaatcaaacatttaaaaaaaatatccttggTTCAAAGCTAAGTACTTTTAGAAATATAACCTAACATAATTAGAAGAGTTGCTTTAGATAATCCCCAATGTTCACCTGTAGGTTAAAAATCTATGATtctagggcacttgggtggctcagttggttaagcgactgccttcagctcaggtcatgatcctggagtcctgggatccagtcccacatcaggctcccggctcagcggggagcctccttctccctctgaccctctcccctctcatgctgtttctctctctctcaaataaataaataaataaaatcttaaaaaaaatctatgattctATTAAAAAATTCTGCTTCTGTGGAAGAAACTAAGGAGCCCTGTGAGGTTTAGTGACTTAATCTGCAAACAAATAGTTTGCAAATAGATTGCTTGACCAAGAGATGTAGAATTCAAGAGAGTTGAGGGTAATGATATccttttttaactgaaaaaaatagaagttaaattcatttttaaaaataatttaattacaaGTTGATtgcaaagaaaaatctttctctttctcattacaGATTAAATCAGAGAATGGATTATAGAAATCAGACTTCAGTGACTGAGTTTTTTTTCATGGGCTTAACAAATCACTTCCAGTACCAAGTTGTTCTCTTTGTGATATTTCTCTTGGTTTATTTTGTCACTCTTCTGGGAAACATGGGGATGATCACCCTCATTTGGGTGGATCCCCGACTCCACACTCCCATGTACTTTTTTCTCAGCCACTTGTCTTTGTGGATATATGCTCCTCTTCTGTCATTGGTCCTAAGATGTTGACTGATACCTTTGTGGAGAAAAAAGTAATCTCTTTCTTGGGTTGTGCTGCCCAGTTATGGTGTTTTGTTCAGCTTGTAGTGACTGAATGTTTCCTCCTGGCCTCTATGGCATATGACTGGTATATGGCCCTCTGTAAGCCCTTGTTGTATACTCTCATTATGTCTCAGCGCATCTGTGCGCAGCTGGTGTTAGGGCCTTATGCCATAGGTCTTATGATTGCCATGACCCACACGACACTTGCCTTTCGTCTGCCTTACTGTGGCCCCCAAATCATCAATCACTTCTTCTGTGACGTTCTTCCTGTTTCGTCCCTGGCATGTGCAGACACCTATGTCAATCAGATTGTACTTTTCATCTCGGCTGGAGGTGTAAGAGTGGTCAGTGGTGTGACCATCCTGGTTTCCTACATTTACATCATCATCGCTATCCTGAGGATCCACTCTGCTGAGGGGAGGCACAAAGCCTTCTCCACCTGCTCTTCACACCTGGCAGCTGTCTCCATCCTGTATGGGACACTCTTCTTTATCTATGTACGCCCTAGTTCTAGTTTCTCCCTGGTCATCAATAAGGTGGTTTCTGTGTTCTACACAGCTGTGATTCCCATGTTGAACCCCCTTATCTACAGCCTGAGAAACAGGGAGGTCAAGGATTCATTCAGAAGGACATTTGAGAAGAAGCAGTTTCTAATGAGTAAGTAAACTAGATTCCATTTGTACTACAGATTGAGAGGAGATATTTACACAAGATGCAAGAACATGGGCTGAGCGATGGGAGTGCAAATTTTATGTtcagattcattttttattatgttatgtcattGAAAAGTCACAGAAAGTCTCTAGgttataattttctaatttgcCATTGACCAGGAAGGAGTTTTAAATCGTTAAGCTGAGATGAGAGGATTATTGAGCCTTagtgctttgaaaatattttcaaggattGTGAGTAGAATATGAGAGGTTCTTTGTTAAATCCTGAACAAATGTTAGAATCATCATCAGTGACTTGCCAGTACTTCTGTTTAGCTCACAAGGTGTTGAGATTCCTCAGTTGTCTGCAAGCTTGGCCTTGATTCTTTAAACATAAACCATTAACAAATGTAttatggaaaaaagataaaaacttcaACTTATAAGATATATAGGTCCTGGGAGTGTAATGTAAAcatggtgactctagttaatAATTCTGTCCTGTACATTTTtaagttgctaagagagcagatcttaaaagttctcttcactagaaaaaaatgtataatgacataagGTGACTTATGTTAACCAAAATTATTGTGGTAGTCATTtggtaatatatatgtatatgaaaccagtatgttgtacaccttggTCTAACACAAtgtgatatgtgaattatatatcaagaaaatggaaaaaagtgaaTTATTCAGCAAGTATGTAACTATATAGTGCTCTGAAATACTACCTTCGTGTTTGGAGTAGACATTTTACAAAGGCCTTGTACATCCCCAATGCTCCTCTCATAGTACTAACTGTTGAGATTTTGCCACTCTAGTTACATGAGTCGTGCACGTGAAAGGCAGAATGCAGTTCAGTTTTTTAATAAAGTGTTTATTGTTACGGTGATTTACTGAATTTTGTGTCATAGGCAGAATGCGATTTTATTTTTGCAGATGTTCAGTCTGGCACACGTGAAGAATCAATGTATTTCCCATGACCACATAACTTGGGTcacacttttattttctccaggaCCAATATTCTTTCAACCAtacttctgtgttttattttctggaactTAGTAACAAGTCTAAGAAATGAGGGGATCAACCATATTTTTGTGCAACTCTAAGACTCAGTGAGAGCCACACCCTCTCTTCTCTTGAAGGCCTTTCTTTACAGGATGTAAATCATCTGTAAGGCCCTAGAATGTGCTTGTCTTGCTTGTTTTTCACCAAGCTTTCTGCCAGTTTCTGTGACTGTGTTGAGTAATGATGTGAGTCAAGATGCTATTTAATTAAGAGTCTAAGAATGGGAGTCAAAGAATGTTAGAATCAATAATTAAACAGTTTTTTATATAGGCCTCTTATGAGCCTGACACTTTACTGGTTATTATTCATATTGAGAAGAAAAGTCCTTCTGGAGTTTTCAGGCTAGTgtaaaggaaagacaaagaaacaagaagattgaaaaatatttacatatacatggTGATTCTTTGACAAACATAAGATAATCAAGAAATATACTGATTACTCAAAGAAGAGGCAGTATATTTTAGGaagggtaatttaaaaaaaagcctctttAGGGATTGGCAAAGttgaaaaaattctttttatagtATGGCTTTTCATGGAATCTAGAGGTCACTATTTGGATCATCAAAGGAGAAAGAGCCCCCTTCCCCATATAGTAACAGACGCTTCTGGGTATTCTAGCACCGAGTTGGGTGCGTGTGTTTGGGGGGGCCTAGAGTTTGCAAGCTAATTGATTTTGatcttcagaatatttttattcattcctttagaTGATGTAAGTTTTGGGAATGGGCAAGGTTGAAAgtaggagggcacatgatatgttTTATTGGGAGAAGGGATTTATTATATGCCATGTAAATGCTGATAAAAATGATCACTTTCGAGAATAGATTAAAGTACTTGTTATCTTTCACCAGGTGACTCTCTGCTGCAGAAATTCGTAAGATCTTCCAGCACTTTATGCTGGATTAATTGTGGTCTATTTCCTACTCACTCCAGGCCTCTGTGTGCCATGAAAACAGGACCATACAAAGAGCTGAGCTGATTGTCTCAGTAGCCTTAAGCAGTGCAGTCTGAACTCGTTTTGAGGGAGGGGGCAGCACACTGTTCAAGCCACACTCCTCTTCAGTGATGTGTGCACCATCCAGAGGCTTCCTTCATGGGACTTTTTCAGTCATTCTTGGGGTCT
Above is a genomic segment from Halichoerus grypus chromosome 11, mHalGry1.hap1.1, whole genome shotgun sequence containing:
- the LOC118545339 gene encoding LOW QUALITY PROTEIN: olfactory receptor 5G25-like (The sequence of the model RefSeq protein was modified relative to this genomic sequence to represent the inferred CDS: inserted 1 base in 1 codon) — encoded protein: MDYRNQTSVTEFFFMGLTNHFQYQVVLFVIFLLVYFVTLLGNMGMITLIWVDPRLHTPMYFFLSHLXFVDICSSSVIGPKMLTDTFVEKKVISFLGCAAQLWCFVQLVVTECFLLASMAYDWYMALCKPLLYTLIMSQRICAQLVLGPYAIGLMIAMTHTTLAFRLPYCGPQIINHFFCDVLPVSSLACADTYVNQIVLFISAGGVRVVSGVTILVSYIYIIIAILRIHSAEGRHKAFSTCSSHLAAVSILYGTLFFIYVRPSSSFSLVINKVVSVFYTAVIPMLNPLIYSLRNREVKDSFRRTFEKKQFLMSK